CACCGACTGTCGTCAGTTCCACACACATAAAAGCTTCACTGAAACCTATGATGATTAGATATTCAACTGATGTTGCGATTGCTTTGGGTTCATGAAAAAAGATTCTGGCAATCGGTTCCGGAATACATATAAATACAGCTGAGATCAGCAGTCCCCAGATACCAACCGTCCACAAAGAAGCCTTATATCCTTTTTTGACACGGTCATTTTTACCCGCACCATAGTTCTGTGCGATAAAGGCATTTAATGCCGCTGCAAAACCGTCTGCAGTATTCCATGATATTGATTCAATCTGACCTCCGACTCTCTGCGTTGCAACAGCTTCTGCACCATACCCGGAGATCATACGTGTCAGCACCATGGAGATTGCACAATATGCCATTCCCTGTATTGCTGTCGGAATTCCGATCTTACAGATTCCCTGCAGATATTCCCGCGGGATTTTTGCCAAAAGCCTGGTTCCTTTTAGTACATTTTCTTTCTTTTGTATGACAATTCCGACTATCATGATACTCATAACGATCGCCTGTGCTGTCACTGTCGCAATTGCAGCCCCGACAACACCAAGCTTCGGAAACATCCCCACTCCAAGAATCAACACAGGATCCAGAATCATATTTGTGGCCAGGCCGACAAGATTCGCTATAAAAGGTGTCTTTGAATCTCCCTGTGCCGTATAAAGTCCAGTCAGTGTCAGCGTCATAAAAGAAAATACGATCAGCCCACAGGCAATCCTCGTATATGACACTGCCGCCGCATGAGCCTGTGCATCTGCAAGCTGAAAAAATCCTACCATCTGTCTGGTAAAAAGCAGCGAAAGAATTGCATATGCCATTCCCATAAATGCAGCAAGCTGTACTGCC
This Anaerobutyricum hallii DNA region includes the following protein-coding sequences:
- a CDS encoding MATE family efflux transporter — translated: MEGNLTKGPILKTLTKLAVPIMASSFLGTLYNITDMAWIGLLGSKAVAGVGVGGMFTWLSQGLAAMARMGGQVHVAQCIGHGDRERAHGFAQAAVQLAAFMGMAYAILSLLFTRQMVGFFQLADAQAHAAAVSYTRIACGLIVFSFMTLTLTGLYTAQGDSKTPFIANLVGLATNMILDPVLILGVGMFPKLGVVGAAIATVTAQAIVMSIMIVGIVIQKKENVLKGTRLLAKIPREYLQGICKIGIPTAIQGMAYCAISMVLTRMISGYGAEAVATQRVGGQIESISWNTADGFAAALNAFIAQNYGAGKNDRVKKGYKASLWTVGIWGLLISAVFICIPEPIARIFFHEPKAIATSVEYLIIIGFSEAFMCVELTTVGALSGLGRTRLCSIISIAFTSARIPLSIILGGIMGLDGIWWAISSTSIVKGIIFTCTFLWITRKRPSQT